From Papaver somniferum cultivar HN1 unplaced genomic scaffold, ASM357369v1 unplaced-scaffold_176, whole genome shotgun sequence, one genomic window encodes:
- the LOC113337732 gene encoding aspartyl protease family protein 2-like encodes MMLNIDTGHSDSWVRCHDCDLVSCSQPTYFNHHNSASYNKLPCGKCSWPARCRTSECTLQSRYSNGNFAHSVLALETFTLQIQNGGGDDDEPREKKFQNVPVGCSYADVGFHDIDGSLALSRGKRSFYTFLKENYSVNKFSYFLIDRRVGLDGVSADLIFGESEVSRDIFYTPMIDDYYHPGQDYGVVVTGIEVQGQKLAETSFPIKMVIDSGATTTDLPDPIYIALEKLFLGYANAMGWGSPYRILGRRPCYKVIEDDIADSPTVTFTFNGSDAKMLLLPYSIWSYVPDVKAVCFGFGSASKNGGVNIIGNIFQQHTRIVIDQTMGNHRIGFDPSSC; translated from the coding sequence ATGATGCTCAACATCGATACCGGCCACTCAGATTCGTGGGTTCGGTGTCATGACTGCGATTTGGTAAGTTGTTCACAGCCAACCTACTTCAATCACCACAATTCGGCATCATATAACAAGCTCCCATGCGGAAAATGCTCATGGCCAGCTAGGTGCAGGACAAGTGAGTGTACACTGCAGTCCAGATACTCAAATGGTAATTTCGCTCATTCGGTGCTGGCACTCGAAACCTTCACGTTGCAGATTCAAaatggtggaggtgatgatgatgagccGAGGGAAAAAAAGTTTCAAAATGTGCCTGTCGGTTGTTCTTACGCAGACGTTGGATTTCATGACATTGATGGATCACTAGCACTGAGCAGGGGCAAAAGGTCGTTCTATACATTTCTGAAAGAGAATTATTCTGTTAATAAATTCTCATATTTTCTTATAGATAGACGAGTGGGCCTAGATGGTGTTTCAGCTGATCTTATCTTCGGGGAAAGTGAAGTGTCCCGTGATATTTTTTACACACCGATGATAGATGACTATTATCATCCCGGCCAAGACTATGGGGTGGTAGTGACGGGGATAGAGGTTCAGGGTCAAAAGCTTGCGGAGACGAGTTTCCCTATTAAAATGGTTATTGACTCAGGGGCGACCACAACTGATCTTCCGGATCCAATATACATTGCATTGGAAAAACTGTTCCTTGGTTATGCTAATGCAATGGGTTGGGGATCGCCCTATAGGATTCTTGGCAGGCGTCCATGTTACAAGGTAATCGAGGATGATATCGCCGACTCACCAACTGTTACTTTCACCTTCAACGGGAGTGACGCTAAAATGCTGTTATTGCCGTATAGCATATGGAGTTATGTCCCGGATGTCAAAGCAGTTTGTTTCGGGTTTGGTTCTGCATCAAAAAATGGTGGCGTGAACATCATAGGGAATATATTTCAGCAGCACACAAGGATCGTCATAGATCAAACCATGGGGAATCATCGTATCGGTTTTGATCCCTCTAGTTGCTGA